Proteins from a single region of Paenibacillus sp. BIHB 4019:
- a CDS encoding YigZ family protein: MKLERYRTVRQQAHAEIVIKRSRFIGHAKPVETEEEAVQFIDEIKRLHKTATHNCSAYMVGERDQFQKQSDDGEPSGTAGKPILEVIKHKGLKNIAVVVTRYFGGTMLGAGGLVRAYTDGAVAGIEAADEIVNVLHREVRVSVDYTWYGKLENELHGRGIRVGGTAFTDRVIVSCLPVEPEAEAFIAWMTDLTQGQAEIEAGDSVYYIEGE, encoded by the coding sequence ATGAAGCTTGAACGTTACCGAACGGTTAGGCAGCAGGCCCATGCCGAAATTGTCATTAAGCGCTCGCGATTTATTGGCCATGCCAAGCCGGTAGAGACCGAGGAAGAAGCGGTGCAGTTTATTGACGAAATCAAGCGGCTGCACAAAACCGCGACGCATAACTGTTCCGCCTATATGGTGGGGGAGCGCGACCAATTCCAGAAGCAGTCTGACGACGGCGAGCCAAGCGGCACGGCGGGCAAGCCGATTTTGGAGGTCATTAAGCACAAGGGGCTCAAAAATATCGCCGTCGTCGTCACCCGCTATTTTGGCGGGACGATGCTGGGCGCCGGAGGGCTCGTCCGCGCTTATACGGACGGTGCAGTTGCCGGAATCGAAGCAGCCGATGAGATCGTCAACGTCCTGCACCGCGAGGTGCGGGTTTCCGTTGACTATACCTGGTATGGCAAGCTGGAGAACGAGCTGCACGGCCGCGGCATACGCGTAGGCGGCACGGCGTTTACCGACCGCGTCATCGTCAGCTGTTTGCCGGTGGAGCCGGAGGCGGAAGCTTTTATCGCGTGGATGACGGATTTGACGCAGGGCCAAGCCGAGATCGAAGCAGGCGATAGCGTCTATTATATTGAGGGCGAATAA
- a CDS encoding DJ-1/PfpI family protein, whose protein sequence is MKVVLRIIVCLCLLVVPVGVAGAAGYVYTMNDVMSLYDKNTPSLQNVKALPYDSGKPTVAVLLSAEVTEVFDFLVPYEMFAMTEAYNVYGVAPDRGIKSLTGGLDVVPHYSFEEMDHLLNGSPDIIVIPFMPMLDENKYAPVREWIKKHASDQTILLSICNGAENLADTGLLSGKSATTHWGDIGRLIKTYPDIDWKKNQRYVPVDHIVSSAGLTSGIDATLYVISQQLGEPAAAKVADEMNYPSYAYVQNPEMDPFSTGLSDLTYVVNNAYQWHKVKAGVLLYNGVDELALSAAFDTYSASGTTKTITVSRFNEPIITKHQLTLVARNAINHAPKLDKMIVVGSEARTEAEQDIERWISSNKDTPLLMLHEGKAEQFAMEPAFEDLAKQEDVRTAQFATKRLEYRATEHLNLQGSSFSFEAFAVPAFIMLLSLLAAYYIDRRFFAKNTRQQK, encoded by the coding sequence ATGAAAGTCGTTCTGAGAATTATCGTTTGCTTGTGCTTGTTAGTTGTACCTGTAGGAGTTGCCGGAGCTGCCGGCTATGTGTATACAATGAATGATGTCATGTCGCTTTACGATAAAAACACTCCTTCTCTGCAAAATGTTAAGGCCCTCCCTTACGATTCGGGCAAGCCTACAGTAGCTGTTCTTCTCTCTGCGGAAGTTACCGAGGTTTTTGATTTCCTAGTACCCTATGAAATGTTCGCGATGACGGAAGCCTATAATGTGTACGGAGTTGCACCCGACCGTGGTATCAAGTCATTAACAGGGGGCCTTGATGTTGTGCCGCATTATTCATTCGAAGAAATGGACCATTTGCTGAATGGAAGTCCGGATATCATAGTCATTCCATTCATGCCCATGTTGGACGAAAATAAATATGCCCCCGTTCGCGAATGGATAAAAAAGCATGCAAGCGACCAAACGATCTTGCTATCCATCTGCAATGGAGCGGAGAACTTGGCTGACACCGGCTTGCTGAGTGGCAAATCTGCTACGACACACTGGGGTGATATTGGCAGGCTGATTAAGACGTATCCCGATATTGACTGGAAGAAGAATCAGCGCTATGTCCCTGTCGATCATATCGTGTCCTCGGCAGGTCTTACATCCGGTATCGATGCAACGTTGTATGTGATCTCGCAGCAATTGGGAGAGCCCGCAGCCGCAAAGGTAGCTGACGAAATGAATTATCCATCCTACGCCTATGTGCAAAATCCGGAAATGGATCCTTTCTCAACAGGACTTAGTGATTTAACATATGTAGTGAACAATGCTTATCAGTGGCATAAAGTTAAAGCGGGCGTCCTATTATACAACGGTGTTGATGAATTGGCATTGTCAGCGGCATTCGACACTTATTCGGCATCCGGGACGACGAAGACGATAACGGTATCCCGTTTTAATGAGCCAATCATCACCAAACATCAGTTAACTCTGGTTGCCAGAAACGCAATTAATCATGCGCCGAAGCTGGATAAAATGATCGTTGTCGGATCAGAAGCCCGGACTGAAGCAGAGCAGGACATTGAACGCTGGATCTCCAGCAACAAGGACACGCCACTGCTCATGCTGCATGAAGGCAAAGCTGAACAGTTTGCTATGGAGCCTGCCTTTGAAGACTTGGCAAAGCAAGAAGATGTGCGTACAGCCCAATTCGCCACCAAACGTCTGGAATACCGCGCGACTGAGCATCTAAACCTGCAAGGGTCTTCCTTTTCGTTTGAGGCATTCGCCGTCCCTGCCTTCATTATGCTTCTTTCCTTGCTGGCAGCTTATTATATAGACAGACGATTTTTTGCAAAAAATACAAGACAGCAGAAATAA
- the cysT gene encoding sulfate ABC transporter permease subunit CysT — protein MFRNKWWSFGFRSTVMLYFIILIIIPIFGIYTQSLSLGWQPFWESVSDPLAWKAVLLTVRLAVIATIINIFLGTMIGWVLIRYKFPGKRFLNSLVDLPFALPTAVAGLMILLLLGPRSFVGGLATKLGFDIVFHEPAIIIAMVFVTFPFVIRAVQPLLEELDRSEEEAAYTMGASKALTFFRIILPSMVPGIISGAILAFSRGIAEFGAVVLVAGNIPGKTLIASVYIFGEIESDNPQGAAAVSVILLTLSFVILWTVNLIQSRRPGQ, from the coding sequence ATGTTTCGAAACAAATGGTGGAGCTTCGGCTTCCGAAGTACGGTTATGCTTTATTTTATTATCCTGATTATTATTCCGATATTCGGCATTTACACGCAATCGCTGTCGCTTGGCTGGCAGCCATTCTGGGAGAGCGTAAGCGATCCTCTGGCGTGGAAAGCAGTACTGCTCACCGTCAGGCTTGCCGTTATTGCGACGATAATCAACATATTTCTCGGAACGATGATTGGCTGGGTGCTTATTCGCTACAAATTTCCCGGGAAAAGATTTCTTAACTCGCTCGTCGATTTGCCTTTTGCTTTGCCGACGGCGGTTGCTGGGCTGATGATTTTGCTGCTGCTGGGCCCTCGCAGCTTTGTTGGCGGACTGGCGACGAAGCTGGGCTTCGATATCGTATTCCATGAACCAGCAATTATAATCGCGATGGTGTTCGTCACCTTCCCATTTGTCATCCGCGCTGTACAGCCTTTGCTGGAGGAGCTGGATCGCTCGGAGGAAGAAGCGGCTTATACGATGGGAGCATCGAAGGCGCTGACGTTTTTTCGCATTATTTTACCGTCGATGGTTCCGGGGATCATTAGCGGAGCGATCCTGGCGTTCTCGCGCGGCATAGCCGAGTTTGGGGCAGTTGTGCTTGTAGCGGGCAACATTCCTGGCAAAACGCTCATTGCATCGGTTTATATTTTCGGGGAAATCGAAAGCGATAATCCGCAAGGAGCGGCGGCGGTTTCCGTTATTTTGCTCACCTTGTCCTTCGTCATTTTGTGGACGGTTAACCTGATTCAATCCAGGAGGCCGGGCCAATGA
- a CDS encoding sulfate ABC transporter permease subunit has product MRKLWITLTYVVFILLLIIPLVEIVRGSWAEGWSGFTEGLLRQQSLHALKMTALIVVIVTALNTLFGVMLALYLVRAKWIGPRIKRLLNSLVDLPFAVSPVIGGLMIVLILGPSTVIGTFFEASGFKIVYALPGMVLATLFVTFPLMVREVLPVLQEIGAQQEEAASTLGAYSWYTFWQVTWPSIRWGVIYGVVLTVARSLGEFGAVLVVSGNIMNKTQTATTLVYQDVENFNVVAANGVALVLAAFSVGLLLLMEWAKKRKEVH; this is encoded by the coding sequence ATGAGAAAACTATGGATTACGCTCACTTATGTCGTATTTATACTTCTACTTATCATACCGCTTGTCGAAATCGTGCGCGGGTCCTGGGCAGAGGGCTGGAGCGGCTTTACTGAAGGGCTGCTAAGGCAGCAATCGCTTCATGCCCTTAAGATGACTGCATTAATCGTCGTTATTGTAACCGCATTAAATACGCTGTTTGGCGTCATGCTTGCGCTTTATCTGGTACGGGCAAAATGGATTGGGCCGCGTATCAAGCGCCTGCTGAACAGCTTGGTCGATCTGCCGTTTGCGGTATCGCCTGTTATCGGCGGTTTGATGATCGTCCTTATACTTGGGCCAAGTACAGTTATCGGAACTTTTTTTGAAGCGTCGGGTTTTAAAATCGTCTATGCCTTGCCAGGCATGGTGCTCGCAACGCTGTTCGTCACCTTCCCGCTTATGGTGCGCGAGGTGCTGCCCGTATTGCAGGAAATCGGTGCCCAGCAGGAAGAGGCGGCGTCTACGCTTGGCGCATACTCGTGGTATACGTTTTGGCAGGTGACATGGCCGTCGATTCGTTGGGGCGTCATTTACGGTGTTGTGCTTACGGTAGCCCGCTCGCTTGGCGAATTCGGAGCCGTGCTCGTCGTATCCGGCAATATTATGAATAAGACGCAGACGGCAACGACGCTGGTGTATCAGGATGTGGAAAATTTTAATGTTGTAGCTGCGAACGGGGTTGCGCTCGTGCTTGCGGCGTTCTCGGTTGGATTGCTGCTATTAATGGAATGGGCCAAGAAACGAAAGGAAGTGCATTAA
- a CDS encoding ABC transporter ATP-binding protein, which yields MHIEVRNLNKSFGDFHAVQDVSFDIKKGQLIGLLGPSGGGKTSILRMLAGLESPSSGDIVFHGKRVNDLPPQERGIGFVFQNYALFKHMTVYDNIAFGLKVKKQTKEQIRERVMTLVELTGLKGFEHRYAHQLSGGQRQRVAFARALAPEPQLLLLDEPFAAIDAKIRTELRTWLKEMIERVGITSIFVTHDQDEAIEVADEIMIISKGKLEQKGSPWAIYKDPQTPFVASFIGESTIVEDVGALKGFDSAAGKPGTKALIRPEYIEIGKPGEIRLASAALEASVKHIHFRGSEWLVELEVGSVKLVTYRSLEKDVLQPGDRVHVLVHRAYLFNDQESWIQENSLKEDPMPIHI from the coding sequence ATGCATATTGAAGTCCGTAATTTAAACAAAAGCTTCGGGGATTTTCATGCGGTGCAGGATGTCAGCTTCGATATTAAGAAGGGCCAGCTCATTGGCCTGCTCGGGCCGAGCGGCGGCGGCAAAACGTCGATTCTCCGCATGCTGGCAGGGCTTGAGTCGCCTTCCTCTGGCGACATTGTGTTCCATGGCAAGCGCGTCAATGATTTGCCGCCGCAGGAGCGCGGAATCGGTTTTGTATTCCAGAATTATGCGTTGTTCAAGCATATGACCGTTTATGATAATATCGCTTTCGGGCTCAAGGTCAAAAAGCAAACGAAAGAACAAATCCGCGAGCGTGTTATGACGCTTGTTGAGCTTACAGGGCTGAAGGGCTTTGAGCACCGTTATGCGCATCAGCTATCGGGAGGCCAGCGTCAGCGTGTTGCCTTTGCTAGAGCGCTTGCGCCTGAGCCGCAGCTGCTGCTGCTCGACGAGCCATTCGCAGCGATTGATGCGAAAATCCGTACAGAGCTGCGCACTTGGCTCAAGGAAATGATAGAGCGCGTCGGCATTACATCGATTTTTGTCACGCATGACCAGGATGAGGCGATTGAGGTTGCCGATGAAATTATGATTATCAGCAAGGGAAAGCTGGAGCAGAAGGGCTCTCCTTGGGCGATTTATAAAGATCCGCAGACGCCATTCGTAGCGAGCTTCATCGGGGAGTCAACGATTGTCGAGGATGTTGGCGCACTGAAGGGCTTTGACTCTGCCGCTGGCAAACCTGGTACGAAGGCACTTATCCGTCCCGAATATATTGAAATCGGCAAGCCAGGCGAAATTCGCCTTGCATCTGCCGCGCTGGAAGCAAGCGTCAAGCATATTCATTTCCGCGGCAGCGAGTGGCTGGTCGAGCTAGAGGTAGGCTCGGTTAAGCTCGTCACTTACCGTTCGCTGGAGAAGGATGTGCTGCAGCCGGGCGACCGCGTACATGTGCTGGTACATCGGGCATATTTGTTCAATGATCAAGAGAGCTGGATTCAGGAAAACAGCCTGAAGGAAGATCCAATGCCAATTCATATCTAA
- a CDS encoding sulfate ABC transporter substrate-binding protein: MNAIQTTSRRLLALLLAITLLLVAAGCGDAQESDPAVESSVPNGDVTLVIGAYSIVKDAFAEILPQFQAYWLQQTGQKVVFQESYEASGTQARAIIGGFNADVAVLAMEGDVNKIADAGLINPNWKEQADGEFVTKSIVVLGTREGNPLNIQDWSDLTRSGVKVVYPNPKTSGGAQWDINAIYGAGLKQSEVETGTKDPAYAKNFLKAVHANVESLDKSGRASMAAFEYGVGDVIVTYENELLARIKQGKDYHIVVPKSTILIENPATVVDTNVDKHGTREVAEAFIHYLHSDEAQRVLVDYGFRPVNETVAKETANKYVVPEQLFDISYLGGWPEVKKTLYSKKGIWYQVLAGI; encoded by the coding sequence ATGAATGCTATTCAGACAACAAGCCGCCGTTTGCTCGCCCTGCTGCTTGCCATCACCCTGCTGCTTGTAGCAGCGGGCTGTGGCGACGCGCAGGAGAGTGATCCGGCGGTGGAATCTTCCGTTCCAAACGGCGATGTCACGCTTGTCATTGGTGCATACTCCATAGTGAAGGATGCTTTCGCCGAAATTTTGCCGCAGTTCCAGGCTTACTGGCTGCAGCAAACGGGACAAAAGGTTGTATTTCAGGAATCCTATGAAGCCTCTGGGACGCAAGCGCGGGCCATTATAGGCGGATTTAATGCTGACGTTGCCGTGCTGGCGATGGAAGGCGACGTGAACAAAATCGCCGATGCGGGACTTATCAACCCGAATTGGAAGGAGCAAGCGGACGGCGAATTCGTGACCAAGTCGATTGTGGTGCTTGGCACGCGTGAGGGCAATCCGCTGAACATTCAGGATTGGTCCGATCTCACTCGCAGCGGAGTCAAGGTTGTTTATCCGAACCCGAAAACCTCAGGCGGCGCCCAATGGGATATTAATGCGATTTATGGCGCGGGATTGAAGCAGTCGGAGGTAGAGACAGGCACCAAGGACCCGGCCTATGCCAAAAACTTCCTTAAGGCCGTCCATGCCAACGTGGAATCGCTCGATAAAAGCGGCCGTGCTTCTATGGCGGCGTTTGAATACGGTGTAGGCGACGTTATCGTGACGTATGAGAATGAGCTGCTGGCCCGTATTAAGCAGGGCAAGGACTATCATATCGTCGTGCCGAAAAGCACCATCTTGATTGAAAACCCGGCAACGGTTGTAGACACAAATGTAGACAAGCATGGCACCCGCGAGGTGGCCGAAGCATTCATCCATTATTTGCACAGCGATGAAGCCCAGCGTGTTCTTGTCGATTACGGTTTCCGTCCCGTTAATGAAACGGTTGCCAAGGAGACGGCGAACAAATACGTAGTTCCTGAGCAGCTGTTCGACATCAGCTACCTCGGCGGCTGGCCCGAGGTAAAGAAGACGCTCTATTCCAAAAAGGGCATCTGGTACCAAGTGCTCGCGGGTATTTAA
- a CDS encoding Cof-type HAD-IIB family hydrolase yields the protein MYKLIAIDVDDTLLNDELVVTEGTKRAMEEAIAKGVTVTLATGRMYASARQIAEQIQLNVPIITYQGSLVKTLLDGKVLYERSVPTDAAKELYAFTEKHGLHLQLYVDDQLFVKEANEKALMYSRLSKIPYTVAPDFEELLEQPNTKMLIIDEPDYLDEIAEQLKALIGDRVHITKSKAHYLEFMHKEGTKGHALRFMAEHLGCTMDQTIAIGDAWNDHEMIEAAGLGVAMANAIPALKEVANYVTLSNNDEGVRHVFEKFVLNS from the coding sequence ATGTATAAATTAATTGCAATTGATGTAGATGATACGCTGTTGAACGATGAACTCGTTGTAACTGAAGGAACGAAACGCGCCATGGAGGAAGCTATCGCGAAAGGCGTAACGGTGACGCTGGCTACTGGAAGAATGTACGCTTCCGCCAGACAGATCGCTGAGCAAATCCAGCTCAATGTGCCCATCATTACGTATCAGGGGTCGCTGGTAAAAACGCTGCTGGACGGCAAGGTGCTGTATGAGCGCAGCGTGCCTACCGATGCGGCCAAGGAGCTGTATGCTTTTACAGAAAAACATGGCCTGCATTTGCAGCTTTATGTCGATGACCAGCTGTTTGTGAAGGAAGCAAATGAGAAGGCGCTCATGTATTCGCGGCTTTCCAAAATCCCTTATACAGTAGCACCGGATTTCGAGGAGCTGCTGGAGCAGCCAAATACGAAAATGCTGATTATTGATGAGCCGGACTATCTCGATGAAATTGCTGAGCAGCTCAAGGCGCTTATCGGCGACCGCGTGCATATTACGAAATCCAAAGCTCATTATTTAGAGTTTATGCATAAAGAAGGAACAAAAGGACATGCGCTGCGTTTTATGGCTGAGCATCTTGGCTGCACGATGGATCAAACGATTGCAATCGGCGATGCGTGGAATGATCACGAGATGATCGAAGCGGCTGGACTTGGCGTAGCGATGGCTAATGCGATTCCGGCGCTGAAAGAGGTTGCGAATTATGTGACGCTTAGTAACAATGATGAGGGTGTTCGTCACGTATTTGAAAAATTCGTTTTAAACTCGTAA
- a CDS encoding Gfo/Idh/MocA family oxidoreductase, giving the protein MKLRWGILSGASIAIHTMIPAIQQAERGEAVAIASRSLERAVEAAERLGIEKAYGSYEELLADPNIDAVYIPLPNHLHKEWAIKAARAGKHVLCEKPFAVTAADAREMAEEAQTAGIVMAEAFMYRHHPRYEQIKAIIASGEIGDLRVITGSFTFNNAADTGNVRYNAEWGGGSLYDIGCYLISAARLILDGEPVAASVHGLFSKEHGGVDMMASGILEFANDVSLVFDCGMWAAYRNRLEILGTKGRIELPNAFGPGDEDYFIVHTEEGQRREGPFNLNTYVMQINRIAQIAAGEAQPLFGPEDAIAGTAVIEACLTSAREKRRVLL; this is encoded by the coding sequence ATGAAGCTAAGATGGGGGATTTTAAGCGGTGCGAGCATTGCTATACATACGATGATTCCAGCCATTCAGCAGGCGGAGCGAGGCGAGGCAGTGGCAATTGCAAGCCGCAGCTTGGAACGGGCCGTTGAAGCAGCAGAGCGGTTGGGCATTGAAAAAGCGTACGGCTCCTACGAGGAGCTGCTCGCTGATCCAAATATCGATGCGGTCTACATTCCGCTGCCGAACCATTTACATAAGGAATGGGCCATTAAAGCGGCTAGAGCTGGCAAGCATGTGCTTTGCGAGAAGCCATTTGCAGTCACGGCAGCGGATGCGCGGGAAATGGCGGAGGAAGCACAGACGGCGGGCATCGTCATGGCGGAAGCTTTTATGTATCGCCATCACCCGCGCTATGAGCAGATTAAAGCGATTATTGCTTCTGGCGAAATTGGCGATTTGCGCGTTATAACAGGCTCGTTCACCTTCAATAATGCAGCGGACACAGGCAATGTTCGCTACAACGCGGAATGGGGCGGAGGCTCCTTGTATGACATCGGCTGCTACCTCATAAGTGCAGCGCGGCTTATTTTGGACGGCGAGCCGGTAGCAGCCAGCGTCCATGGTTTATTTTCAAAGGAGCATGGCGGGGTAGATATGATGGCTTCCGGCATTTTGGAGTTCGCCAATGACGTAAGCCTCGTGTTTGACTGCGGCATGTGGGCGGCTTACCGCAACCGCTTGGAAATTCTCGGAACGAAAGGGCGGATTGAGCTGCCGAACGCTTTTGGGCCGGGGGACGAGGATTATTTTATCGTACATACGGAGGAAGGCCAGCGAAGGGAAGGGCCTTTCAACCTGAACACTTATGTGATGCAAATCAACAGAATCGCACAGATTGCCGCAGGCGAGGCGCAGCCGCTATTTGGTCCTGAGGATGCGATAGCGGGGACGGCGGTTATTGAAGCCTGTTTGACCTCGGCACGAGAGAAGCGGCGGGTTCTTTTGTGA
- a CDS encoding S41 family peptidase: MRYFTHAAARRRVLLIGLVGAILFMVAGFAVGWLWMGHRYPMLKEPAFQNFAVSYNTIMDKYLNGADGEDLINGASEGMVASLEDPYSRYLIEEQGDAYTQGYEGEFSGIGAEVREQDGQFVISGLTPGAPAERGGVKSGDIIMAVDGKESKDSKFQDLIGLMRGKSGTEVTLTLQRPGQTEPIEITLKREAIPVYTVTSEMLEAGIGHITISRFAQKTATEFDEAVTKLKEQGMTKLLLDLRSNPGGLLQPTIAIGSKLIPKGKVILEVVYKEESNPIVYKSTQKEEWTIPIVVLVNGQSASASEVLTAALKESAGATVVGEKTYGKGVVQAFEQFRDGSVLSLTEAQWKTPAGTWIHKVGVMPNEVVGLPAFASLRPLPVGSELKNGSYGEDVKTLQSMLKELGYAPVGKDGLFDDETEAAMRAFQKAEKLDVTGSLNDKTAYQIVELLKGKLEKEDTQLQRGVELLKK, from the coding sequence TTGAGGTATTTTACACATGCTGCTGCACGGCGCAGAGTGCTGTTAATTGGCTTAGTTGGGGCTATTTTATTTATGGTTGCCGGGTTCGCAGTGGGATGGCTCTGGATGGGGCATCGTTATCCGATGCTGAAGGAGCCGGCATTTCAGAACTTTGCGGTATCCTACAATACCATTATGGATAAATATTTAAATGGAGCGGATGGCGAGGATTTGATCAATGGCGCCTCTGAGGGAATGGTAGCATCGCTGGAAGATCCATACTCCCGCTATTTGATCGAGGAGCAGGGCGATGCCTATACGCAAGGGTATGAAGGCGAATTTTCCGGAATAGGGGCCGAGGTGCGCGAGCAGGATGGCCAATTCGTTATTTCTGGGCTGACACCGGGAGCGCCAGCAGAGCGCGGAGGCGTCAAGTCTGGAGATATCATTATGGCGGTTGACGGCAAGGAATCGAAGGATTCTAAATTTCAGGATCTTATCGGGCTTATGCGCGGCAAGTCGGGTACCGAGGTGACGCTGACGCTGCAACGCCCGGGCCAGACGGAGCCTATCGAGATTACGCTTAAGCGTGAGGCGATTCCGGTTTACACCGTAACCTCGGAAATGTTGGAGGCTGGTATCGGCCATATTACGATTAGCCGCTTCGCCCAGAAGACGGCTACGGAATTTGATGAAGCGGTAACGAAGCTGAAGGAGCAGGGCATGACCAAGCTGCTGCTGGATCTTCGTTCTAATCCGGGCGGCCTGCTGCAGCCGACGATTGCCATTGGCAGCAAGCTCATTCCGAAGGGGAAAGTGATTCTGGAAGTCGTTTATAAGGAAGAAAGCAACCCGATTGTATATAAATCGACGCAAAAGGAAGAATGGACGATCCCTATCGTTGTGCTGGTGAACGGCCAGTCGGCAAGCGCCAGCGAGGTGTTGACCGCCGCGCTTAAGGAGTCGGCGGGAGCAACGGTCGTTGGCGAGAAAACGTATGGCAAAGGCGTCGTACAAGCATTTGAGCAGTTTAGAGACGGCTCGGTGCTCAGCTTGACCGAGGCGCAGTGGAAAACGCCTGCTGGCACGTGGATTCACAAAGTTGGCGTCATGCCAAATGAGGTTGTCGGCCTGCCTGCATTTGCAAGCTTGCGTCCGCTTCCGGTCGGCAGCGAGCTGAAAAACGGCAGCTACGGCGAAGACGTCAAGACGCTGCAATCGATGCTGAAGGAGCTCGGCTATGCGCCCGTTGGCAAAGACGGCCTGTTCGATGATGAGACGGAGGCGGCGATGCGCGCTTTTCAGAAGGCAGAGAAACTGGACGTTACCGGCTCGCTTAATGACAAGACGGCGTATCAAATCGTCGAGCTGCTCAAGGGAAAGCTGGAGAAGGAAGATACCCAACTGCAGCGAGGCGTAGAATTATTGAAAAAATAA
- a CDS encoding DUF1450 domain-containing protein: MKDKFPDIKMKKSDCLGNCKTCRHECFAVVKSKVVSAPSAEKLYKELKKLIG; the protein is encoded by the coding sequence ATGAAGGATAAGTTTCCCGACATCAAGATGAAGAAGTCCGATTGTCTCGGAAATTGCAAAACATGCAGGCATGAATGTTTTGCCGTGGTGAAGTCTAAGGTGGTCAGCGCTCCGTCAGCCGAGAAGCTTTATAAGGAATTGAAAAAATTAATTGGATAA
- a CDS encoding ferritin produces the protein MNDQLAEALNEQMNFEFYSAHVYLAMAAYCSGESLDGFANFFIIQAEEERFHGMKIYKFLNDRNRRATLSALHEPKNEYTSMLDAFERAYAHEQQNTRKFYNLADLALSEREHATIYFLKWFIDEQVEEESLFDGIISKLKRIDKDSNAFYMLDAEFAQRTFTPPAE, from the coding sequence ATGAATGATCAATTAGCTGAAGCTTTAAACGAACAAATGAACTTTGAATTTTATTCGGCGCATGTGTATCTTGCAATGGCAGCCTACTGTTCTGGCGAAAGTCTGGACGGGTTTGCGAATTTCTTTATTATCCAGGCTGAGGAAGAGCGTTTCCATGGCATGAAAATATATAAATTCCTAAACGACCGCAACCGTCGTGCTACTTTGTCTGCTCTGCATGAGCCTAAGAACGAATATACGTCGATGCTCGATGCTTTCGAGCGTGCTTATGCGCATGAACAACAAAACACACGCAAATTCTACAACCTTGCTGACCTTGCGCTCAGCGAGCGCGAGCATGCGACGATCTACTTCCTGAAATGGTTCATCGATGAGCAGGTAGAAGAGGAGTCCTTGTTCGATGGCATCATTTCGAAGCTGAAGCGCATTGATAAAGACAGCAACGCGTTTTATATGCTGGATGCTGAATTTGCGCAGCGCACGTTCACGCCTCCTGCGGAATAA
- a CDS encoding HD-GYP domain-containing protein, with protein MNDQLRTFLQLGDAVIITDDQHQILEINTSYEAITGYNRREILGKTAGIVRTSLTPVHIHESMKEALKAKRPWSGVFINRRKDGQLWHSSITITPLCVDESWYYIGIFRELEQLPSGFYMPQERIGHIQSSLLKVLAISCEIRDPGIESHLVRVRALTEELVRYHNERMQLGWNEERLSRIASASILHDIGKSGIPEGILYKPGPLADYERTIIEMHTFIGVDIIEKIFNEFNDELFTSELTASKHIILHHHERWDGKGYPHKLAGEAIPIEARIVSIVDVFDALTSKRPYKEKWSEEQALAYIKEMRGTQFDPDLVDSFIQLYGQGETAVAAF; from the coding sequence ATGAACGATCAGCTTAGAACCTTTTTGCAATTAGGTGATGCCGTTATTATTACGGATGATCAGCATCAGATATTAGAAATCAATACGAGTTATGAAGCGATAACCGGCTACAACCGCAGAGAAATTTTAGGTAAAACAGCCGGTATTGTTCGCACCAGCCTTACCCCCGTGCATATTCATGAAAGCATGAAGGAAGCTTTAAAGGCAAAGCGGCCATGGTCTGGCGTGTTCATTAACCGCCGCAAGGATGGACAGCTATGGCATTCCTCCATTACGATTACACCTTTATGTGTTGATGAGAGCTGGTATTATATCGGTATTTTCCGTGAATTGGAGCAGCTTCCTAGCGGCTTCTATATGCCTCAGGAACGGATTGGGCATATTCAAAGCTCGCTGCTTAAGGTGCTCGCCATTTCCTGTGAAATTCGCGATCCCGGCATCGAGTCGCATCTTGTGCGGGTGAGGGCTCTTACGGAGGAGCTTGTACGTTATCATAATGAGCGGATGCAGCTAGGCTGGAACGAAGAACGGCTCAGCCGCATCGCCTCGGCGAGCATTTTGCATGATATCGGAAAATCGGGCATTCCCGAGGGGATTTTATATAAGCCCGGTCCGCTCGCTGACTATGAACGCACCATTATTGAGATGCACACGTTTATTGGCGTCGACATTATTGAGAAGATTTTCAACGAGTTTAATGACGAGCTGTTTACTAGCGAGCTGACGGCGAGCAAGCATATTATTTTGCACCATCATGAACGGTGGGATGGCAAGGGCTACCCGCATAAGCTTGCGGGAGAAGCTATTCCCATTGAAGCGCGCATCGTAAGCATCGTTGATGTGTTCGACGCCCTTACCAGCAAACGCCCCTACAAGGAAAAATGGTCAGAGGAGCAAGCGCTCGCTTACATTAAAGAAATGCGCGGTACCCAGTTTGACCCGGACTTAGTCGATTCATTTATTCAGCTGTATGGGCAAGGTGAAACGGCTGTCGCCGCCTTTTAA